One Seriola aureovittata isolate HTS-2021-v1 ecotype China chromosome 3, ASM2101889v1, whole genome shotgun sequence genomic window, taaactgtatatataaaacagTGACCTAAGAACTACGTATTCCATACACCATCAAATGTGGACTCTTATTAAATGTAGTACTAGTGTTGGGACGCTACAGGCTACAAGAAAACTGCGAACATTCATCATGTACTTATCAGTTATAAAAGGTGTTTTCATGCCACATATTTAGCTTCAAAATTCTTCTCTCATttaccttcttcttctttgaggCCTACTGTTACCAACTTGTGTTCGAGGCCTTTTTACCACTATTTTTGTAGATTCACAGATTTGTTAAAGCAAAAGAGACCTAATTACCCAAGACTTTTGTTTTACATCTGCAGTTATTTGTAACATATACAGTAAACCAATTATTCCTGTGATTAAACATAAATGAAcactgcaataaaaatgtcagattcACTACAGTTATAGAAGTTTTCATGTTGCAGAGggctacagtatgtgtgggtAACATGCCGATGTGATGGGCTGTGACatacaggcagacacacaataaaaaatctGTCAGCAGATTTTTTTAAGGCTTTAACTTGATAGTCATGCTAATTAATGTCACTCACTGCTGCCAAGACATGACACCTCTATAATTCACTTCAATTCACACGCTGACAGGCATATCTAAGTTGAAATAGACCTCGTATTTATATCTCGTTATCCTTTATCTTGCCTATTTGTGGCTAAGCTGGTACAGAAGAGGACAGAGCAGAGTTGGCACATAAAAGAATGACAGACTGAGGGGATTAGCAGCAGCTCGGAGGACTTTAAAAAGGGACGGTCCGGCAGTGAGAGGAAAGCCACAAGCGAGGAACTGACGAGCTCATCAGACAGCATCAGAGAAACCGTTTGAGACTCCAACAAAAGGTAAGATGAAACTGCAATTTTCTCAGCTCTGGTACAGGGAGTTAATGCTCTTACTGCTTTGATAACATGTATTGCCTCAGATTCTTCGCTGCTTTTGCAACAATTTCCttacagaagagaaagagagacaggggaaTGGCTtaagagggttttttttttttcttcttgagtATCATGACTGAAATGGAGCTGAAATGAGATGTGTGATTTGCACTGAGTAGTCCTTTGTGCTGCAGCTCTTCTTGGTACTGTTCAAGGCCCAGCCGCTATTGCTTTACAATGATCACAGGTCTTTTTCCCTGATGGATTCAGATGTACCCTGAGCAGTTTTGAACACTGgctcttttcctttgttttctttttttcaattctTAGTGCATTTGTACTTTGGTGACTGGTCTGGTTGTTGATCAGCTTGCTGAAGAGGATGATAAATACAAGTTAGAGAGTAATATGTTCACAGTGGGGAGGGATTGTACAGCTTATGAACGGGAGAGCATTGGTTGATGGTACCAGAGGAATCTGCAAAGGCAAGGCGGGTTTATCTGAACAGCACCTTGCAACAACAAGGAAAttcaaaatgctaaaaaaaaaaaaaaaagctaacgcttaagacataaaaagataGAAGACGGTGAATATGGATCAAGACAATATGGAAATAAGATGAAATAACAGAAAGGTTTTAAAGATCTGAGAGCTGCAGGGAACTCACAcactttgttcctttttttagtAACCAATCCAAATGGCAGACGTGGCCGTTGCAGTTCCCGCCGACAAGAAGGCACCTCCCAAATTCAAGCAGAGGGCCATGCGCACCTTCAAGAGCAAGGCACCCAAACCAGGCCAGAAGGGGTGAGATGAATttaagatcacacacacacacacacacacacacacacacacacacagacacacacagtcttttctTCCCTGCTGTCAGTTTGGCTATTAAAACACTATCCCGTCACTCTCATTGCAGCAAAGAACTCTTCTTTGTATCTGTCACTCTGTACTCATCAGatcttttttgtctcttccaTTCAGATTCGGAGACGACATCCCCGGGATGGAAGGTCTTGGCACAGACATCACAGTGATTTGCCCATGGGAAGCCTTTGGCGACATGGAGCTCAGCGACCTGGCGAAATATGGAATTGTCTAGCCCTCTTTCCTCTGCCTTTACCCCTATTGCCACTATTGTCCCTCATGTATTCCAACTATTTATCAAGCAGCTGAGAATCTGCTCCCTGTGTGCTGTGGAGTGGAGGCAGCCCTTGATGATTTAGAGGTTTGACCTGGGATAAAACTAATCCAGCACCTTTTCTTGTCTATTGCACTTTATCTGCCCCTGCCTCCCCAACAACTCTCCTTCATccttttctatttctcttcACCCCTGCCTTCTCTTTTTCCCCTGGATCTATCTTTTCCAGTTCTTCCTCTCATAACGTATCAGCTTGTACTttccacacagagagagagagagagagaaaaaaaatctaaaggaatata contains:
- the LOC130164171 gene encoding retinal cone rhodopsin-sensitive cGMP 3',5'-cyclic phosphodiesterase subunit gamma-like; the encoded protein is MADVAVAVPADKKAPPKFKQRAMRTFKSKAPKPGQKGFGDDIPGMEGLGTDITVICPWEAFGDMELSDLAKYGIV